The following coding sequences lie in one Bordetella genomosp. 9 genomic window:
- a CDS encoding TRAP transporter permease: MTDAAPTEAPAAVDDAALRKAEEYIEQEEGAANRLTGRLGAFVAITAVAMSLFHLYAAYAIVPTQILRPVHVAFVLFLCFLVFPAAPRWRHRIMPWDWALALLAIAIVVYQILGGDDFTDRNTRPDPWDIFFGAALILLVMEAMRRTIGWILPAICICFLLYAFLGPYLPHPWTHRGYSIARLVGFMYMTLEGIFGVAVDVSSSLIILFTIFGAFLQLSGAGRFYIDFSFSAMGGKPAGAGRTVVLASFLLGGPSGSGVATTVTLGTVAWPMLAKVGYARDAAGGLLAAGGLGAIISPPVMGAAAFIIAEFLKISYLDVLLMAVIPTLLFYLALFLMVEIDVRKYGMSQTVFARVDTVWNLTRHYGFHFLSLISIVVFMLWGFSPVLSVFWAIVVSFLASFLRPDTAMISYDLFRGRGSPWRLLAQSPLVEALRTGSIGMLGVGTTCAGAGIIVGTVTLTGLGLKFSGIVIDYAAGSLLLTAIYTALVVWIIGLAVPVTASYIICAVIAAPALIKLGVPDFAAHMFIFYYAVLSEVSPPTALSPFAAAAITGADPYKTTMQCWKYTIPAFLVPFIFVLAPSGESLLLMGSTKALASADLWQIAEVTVIAAASIFALAAGFQGWLLVRASVAQRIMLIVAGIALVYPDPLSRILGLVLVLIALALQWRGHRRAAGRSGAGRNSKGAATE; the protein is encoded by the coding sequence ATGACTGATGCAGCACCCACGGAGGCGCCCGCCGCCGTCGATGACGCGGCCCTGCGCAAGGCCGAGGAATACATCGAGCAGGAAGAAGGCGCGGCCAACCGGCTCACCGGCCGGCTCGGCGCCTTCGTCGCCATCACGGCCGTGGCCATGTCGCTGTTCCACTTGTACGCCGCCTACGCCATCGTGCCGACGCAAATCCTGCGGCCGGTGCACGTCGCCTTCGTGCTGTTCCTTTGCTTCCTGGTCTTTCCCGCCGCTCCCCGCTGGCGCCACCGCATCATGCCCTGGGACTGGGCGCTGGCGCTGCTGGCCATCGCGATCGTGGTCTACCAAATCCTTGGCGGCGACGATTTCACCGACCGCAATACCCGTCCCGACCCGTGGGACATCTTCTTCGGCGCCGCGCTGATCCTGCTGGTGATGGAAGCGATGCGCCGCACCATAGGCTGGATCCTGCCCGCCATCTGCATCTGCTTCCTGCTCTATGCCTTCCTGGGCCCCTACCTGCCGCACCCCTGGACCCATCGGGGCTACAGCATCGCCCGGCTGGTCGGCTTCATGTACATGACGCTGGAAGGCATCTTCGGCGTGGCGGTGGATGTGTCGTCGTCGCTCATCATTCTGTTCACCATCTTCGGCGCCTTTCTGCAGCTGTCCGGCGCGGGGCGCTTCTACATCGATTTTTCGTTCTCGGCCATGGGCGGCAAGCCCGCCGGCGCCGGCCGTACGGTCGTGCTGGCGTCCTTCCTATTGGGCGGACCCTCGGGTTCCGGCGTGGCGACCACCGTCACGCTGGGCACGGTCGCCTGGCCCATGCTCGCCAAGGTCGGCTATGCGCGCGACGCGGCGGGCGGACTGCTGGCCGCAGGGGGGCTCGGGGCCATCATCTCGCCGCCCGTCATGGGGGCGGCCGCCTTCATCATCGCGGAGTTCCTGAAGATCTCGTATCTGGACGTGCTGCTGATGGCGGTCATCCCGACGCTGCTCTTTTACCTGGCGCTGTTCCTGATGGTGGAAATCGACGTGCGCAAGTACGGCATGAGCCAGACGGTTTTCGCGCGCGTGGATACGGTATGGAACCTGACCCGGCATTACGGCTTTCATTTCCTCTCGCTGATCTCGATCGTGGTTTTCATGCTGTGGGGGTTTTCGCCGGTGCTGTCGGTGTTCTGGGCCATCGTCGTTTCCTTCCTGGCCAGTTTCCTGCGGCCGGACACCGCCATGATTTCCTATGACCTGTTCCGCGGCCGCGGCTCGCCGTGGCGCCTGCTGGCGCAATCGCCGCTGGTGGAGGCCTTGCGCACCGGGTCGATCGGCATGCTGGGGGTGGGAACGACCTGCGCGGGCGCCGGCATCATCGTCGGCACGGTGACGCTGACCGGCCTGGGCTTGAAGTTCAGCGGCATCGTCATCGACTACGCGGCCGGCTCGCTGCTGCTCACCGCCATCTATACGGCGCTGGTCGTATGGATCATCGGCCTGGCCGTCCCGGTGACCGCCTCGTACATCATCTGCGCCGTCATCGCGGCGCCGGCCTTGATCAAGCTGGGCGTGCCGGATTTCGCCGCGCACATGTTCATCTTCTATTACGCCGTGCTGTCGGAGGTCTCGCCGCCGACCGCGCTGTCGCCATTCGCGGCCGCGGCCATCACCGGGGCGGACCCCTACAAGACCACCATGCAATGCTGGAAATACACCATCCCGGCATTCCTAGTGCCTTTCATCTTCGTGCTGGCGCCGAGCGGCGAAAGCCTGCTCCTCATGGGTTCGACCAAGGCGCTCGCGTCCGCCGACCTTTGGCAGATCGCGGAGGTCACGGTCATCGCGGCCGCCAGCATCTTCGCGCTGGCAGCCGGCTTTCAGGGATGGCTGCTGGTGCGCGCGTCCGTCGCGCAACGCATCATGCTGATTGTTGCGGGGATCGCGCTGGTGTACCCGGATCCGCTGTCCAGAATTCTTGGCCTCGTGCTGGTGCTGATCGCGCTGGCGCTGCAGTGGCGCGGTCATCGCCGGGCAGCCGGGCGCTCCGGCGCCGGACGCAATTCCAAAGGAGCCGCCACGGAATAG
- a CDS encoding TAXI family TRAP transporter solute-binding subunit yields MRTPFARFAALLCLAFAGFAASPCASAENISIATGGTGGVYYPIGGGIAAVLSKKVPGMEATAEVTGGSVDNLKLIDGDASYIGLTMSDAAQDAYRGQDKFKGNKVPLRTLMILYPNRMHVVTVQGKGIETVADLKGKRVSTGAPGSATEVMAFRMLEAAGLDKDKDVTRERLSVAESVNAIKDNKIDAFFWVGGLPTAAVTDLANTPGTTIKMIDNADLVPAMNKKYGNLYVADTIPKGTYRGMDKDNRQATVMNILVANEKMSEQTAYNIVKTIFESRDELIAVHKDTAEFKLENQKASATPIPFHPGAVKYYKERGVSLE; encoded by the coding sequence ATGAGAACGCCGTTCGCGCGGTTTGCCGCGCTGCTGTGCCTTGCCTTCGCCGGCTTTGCCGCTTCCCCCTGTGCCTCCGCCGAAAACATTTCCATCGCCACCGGCGGCACCGGCGGGGTCTACTACCCCATCGGCGGCGGCATCGCGGCCGTGCTGTCCAAGAAGGTGCCGGGCATGGAAGCCACGGCGGAAGTGACGGGCGGCTCGGTGGACAACCTGAAACTCATCGACGGCGATGCCTCCTACATCGGCTTGACGATGTCGGATGCCGCGCAGGACGCCTATCGCGGCCAGGACAAGTTCAAGGGCAACAAGGTTCCCTTGCGCACGCTGATGATCCTCTACCCCAACCGTATGCACGTGGTGACCGTGCAGGGCAAGGGCATCGAAACGGTGGCGGACCTGAAGGGCAAGCGCGTCTCCACCGGCGCGCCCGGCAGCGCGACCGAGGTCATGGCCTTCCGCATGCTGGAAGCCGCCGGACTGGACAAGGACAAGGACGTCACGCGCGAACGGCTGAGCGTGGCCGAATCGGTCAACGCCATCAAGGACAACAAGATCGACGCCTTCTTCTGGGTGGGCGGGCTGCCCACCGCCGCCGTGACGGATCTGGCGAATACCCCGGGCACCACGATCAAGATGATCGACAACGCCGACCTGGTGCCGGCGATGAACAAGAAGTACGGCAATCTGTACGTGGCGGACACCATCCCCAAGGGCACGTACCGCGGCATGGACAAGGACAACCGGCAGGCCACCGTGATGAACATCCTGGTGGCCAACGAAAAGATGTCCGAGCAGACCGCCTACAACATCGTCAAGACGATTTTCGAAAGCCGCGACGAGCTGATCGCCGTGCACAAGGACACGGCGGAGTTCAAGCTGGAGAACCAGAAAGCGTCGGCGACTCCGATTCCTTTCCACCCGGGCGCCGTCAAGTACTACAAGGAGCGGGGCGTCAGCCTCGAATAA